A part of Bombus affinis isolate iyBomAffi1 chromosome 12, iyBomAffi1.2, whole genome shotgun sequence genomic DNA contains:
- the LOC126922556 gene encoding T-complex protein 1 subunit epsilon: MTAIPGTVAFDEYGRPFIILRNQEKQKRLTGTDAIKSHILAARDVANILRTSLGPRGLDKLMVSSDGDVTVTNDGATILKNMDVDHEIAKLMVQLSQSQDDEIGDGTTGVVVLAGALLEQAEQLLDKGIHPIRIADGFEMAAKCATDHLKKIVHDFEGTPDNLEPYIKIAMTSLGSKIINKCHRQMAEIAVNAVFAVLDPVARDVNFELIKLEGKVGGRLEDTVLVRGVVIDKDFSHPQMPKRLENVKLAILTCPFEPPKPKTKHKLDVTSVDDYRALREYEQEKFTEMVKRVKNAGATLAICQWGFDDEANHLLLQSELPAVRWVGGPEIELIAIATGGRIVPRFEELTPEKLGHAGVVRELTFGTTKDRMLVIEECKNSRAVTIFIRGGNKMIIEEAKRAIHDALCTVRNVIKNEKILYGGGAPEISCALACAEKANKISTLEQYAFRAFAEALEAVPMALAENSGLSPVNALANIKAAQLAENNPTFGVDCLNRGTFDMKAQNVIETLTSKTQQILLATQLVKMILKIDDIRSPNDAGDVA, translated from the exons ATGACCGCAATACCTGGTACTGTGGCCTTTGATGAATATGGTAGACCTTTTATTATTCTTCGTAACCAGGAAAAGCAAAAACGTCTAACCGGCACTGATGCTATAAAG TCACATATTTTGGCAGCCCGTGATGTAGCCAATATTTTGAGAACCTCGTTAGGACCTAGGGGACTTGACAAACTAATGGTCAGCTCTGATGGTGATGTCACTGTAACAAATGATGGGGCAACAATCTTGAAAAACATGGATGTCGATCATGAAATTGCAAAGCTAATGGTTCAGTTGTCTCAATCTCAAGATGATGAAATTGGAGATGGTACTACTGGTGTAGTTGTTTTAGCAGGTGCTCTCTTGGAACAAGCTGAGCAACTGTTAGACAAAGGAATTCATCCGATTCGAATAGCAGATGGCTTTGAAATGGCAGCAAAATGTGCAACAGATCATTTAAAGAAAATTGTTCATGATTTTGAGGGTACTCCTGACAACCTAGAACCTTATATAAAGATTGCCATGACCAGTCTTGGTTCAAAGAT CATCAACAAGTGTCACAGACAAATGGCAGAAATAGCTGTAAATgctgtatttgcagttttagaTCCTGTTGCACGTGATGTGAACTTTGAATTGATAAAACTAGAAGGGAAAGTTGGAGGCAGATTGGAAGATACTGTCCTAGTTCGGGGTGTTGTTATTGACAAAGACTTTAGTCATCCTCAAATGCCTAAG AGATTAGAAAATGTTAAATTAGCTATTTTGACATGTCCGTTTGAGCCACCCAAGCCAAAAACTAAACATAAGTTGGATGTCACTTCAGTCGATGACTATAGAGCGTTGCGTGAATACGAACAAGAGAAATTCACCGAGATGGTGAAGAGGGTTAAAAATGCTGGTGCCACGCTTGCTATTTGTCAATGGGGATTTGATGATGAAGCTAATCATCTCCTTCTTCAAAGTGAATTACCCGCGGTCAGATGGGTTGGTGGTCCAGAAATTGAA CTAATCGCTATTGCTACAGGTGGTCGTATTGTCCCTCGTTTCGAAGAATTGACACCGGAAAAACTCGGTCATGCTGGTGTTGTAAGAGAATTAACATTTGGTACTACCAAGGATCGAATGCTTGTTATCGAAGAATGCAAGAACTCTCGAGCAGTTACTATTTTCATCCGTGGAGGGAACAAAATG ATCATTGAGGAAGCGAAACGAGCTATCCATGATGCGCTATGTACAGTTCGTAATGTAATCAAGAATGAAAAAATCTTGTATGGGGGAGGTGCCCCTGAAATTTCTTGTGCCCTTGCTTGTGCTGAAAAAGCCAACAAGATCAGCACCTTGGAACAATATGCTTTCCGTGCATTTGCCGAAGCGCTAGAAGCTGTACCTATGGCACTTGCTGAAAATTCTGGCCTTTCACCTGTAAATGCTTTAGCTAACATTAAAGCAGCACAATTGGCTGAAAATAATCCTACGTTTGGTGTAGATTGCCTAAACCGTGGTACTTTTG aTATGAAAGCCCAAAACGTTATCGAAACATTGACGAGCAAAACCCAACAAATTCTATTGGCTACACAGTTGGTCAAAATGATACTTAAAATTGATGATATACGTTCACCAAACGATGCTGGCGATGTTGCCTAA